A genomic region of Planctomycetota bacterium contains the following coding sequences:
- a CDS encoding DUF885 family protein: MKRPWWIAALLGACSLYTPDAGDSAGSLPDPREAENVRFDSLVDAYLAGYRATYPVRATRQGVHDFDARFGVLSRAAFDLRAGHLRGYLERLLRVDAAALRAERRRDARLLRHRLEAEILELEGLRRWQRDPTFYTGLLRDGLLPLALVPTGPPERRLARIIDRLEQVRDVVFAARENLEGFPRIRAEAALDDLSELRDFVRAGLPALFPRELDPSVRPRFERAQKGALQAFDELADRVSTALSEAGPGSFAWGEDLLRARLLHEEMIEEPLDDLLRVLESEIPRARQERRDAVEKSDRAPDLARRVEDLRRRSDEIVPVPPDDPGLVSVEPPWNRPMAPPLELFAPGPFEGDRFRSTLLAALPGSPGAAETVSVLHFLARETYPGRHVYSLYLSAGPSKLRAAFPSRALADGWAHEAARHAAGAPDLLELCRGVAALRMHARGMTLAEAAAFLAREAALPPAVAEREARRAALDPEIFLGIWASLQIRSLRNDVAARSELSGREFHRVLLSQGGAPLPLLREILLGGAPP, from the coding sequence GTGAAACGTCCCTGGTGGATCGCGGCGCTCCTGGGCGCCTGTTCGCTCTACACGCCCGACGCGGGCGACTCGGCGGGATCCCTCCCGGACCCACGGGAGGCGGAAAATGTCCGCTTCGACTCGCTGGTGGATGCGTACCTGGCCGGCTATCGTGCGACCTATCCGGTGCGCGCCACGCGCCAGGGCGTCCACGACTTCGACGCGCGGTTCGGCGTTCTTTCCCGCGCCGCTTTCGATCTGCGCGCCGGGCATCTGCGGGGGTACCTCGAGCGGCTCCTCAGGGTGGATGCGGCGGCCCTCCGGGCCGAGCGGCGGCGCGACGCCCGGCTCCTGCGCCACCGCCTGGAGGCCGAAATCCTGGAGCTCGAGGGTCTGCGCCGCTGGCAGCGCGATCCGACGTTCTACACCGGCCTCCTGCGGGACGGACTCCTGCCTTTAGCCCTCGTCCCCACAGGCCCGCCGGAGCGGCGCCTGGCGCGGATCATCGACCGACTCGAGCAGGTCCGCGACGTCGTGTTCGCCGCGCGGGAGAACCTCGAGGGATTCCCCAGGATCCGCGCCGAGGCGGCGCTCGACGACTTGTCCGAGCTTCGGGATTTCGTCCGGGCCGGGCTTCCGGCGCTTTTTCCCCGGGAACTGGATCCCTCCGTGCGCCCGCGGTTCGAACGGGCGCAGAAAGGCGCCCTCCAGGCGTTCGACGAACTCGCCGACCGGGTCAGCACCGCGCTTTCGGAGGCCGGCCCCGGGAGCTTTGCGTGGGGAGAGGATCTTCTCCGCGCGCGGCTCCTCCATGAGGAGATGATCGAAGAGCCTCTCGACGACCTTCTCCGTGTTCTCGAGTCGGAAATTCCCCGGGCGCGGCAGGAGCGGCGCGACGCCGTGGAGAAATCCGACCGTGCGCCGGACCTCGCGCGGCGGGTTGAAGATCTTCGCCGGCGATCGGACGAGATCGTCCCCGTCCCGCCGGACGACCCGGGACTTGTGTCCGTGGAGCCTCCTTGGAACAGACCGATGGCTCCCCCGTTGGAGCTTTTCGCTCCAGGTCCCTTCGAGGGGGATCGCTTCCGGAGCACGCTTCTGGCGGCGCTTCCCGGAAGTCCCGGAGCGGCCGAGACCGTCTCGGTCCTGCATTTCCTGGCCCGTGAAACGTATCCCGGGCGCCACGTCTATTCGCTCTATCTGTCCGCCGGTCCCTCGAAGCTCCGCGCCGCGTTTCCCTCGCGCGCGCTGGCCGACGGCTGGGCCCACGAGGCGGCGCGTCACGCGGCCGGAGCTCCCGATCTGCTTGAGCTTTGCCGGGGCGTGGCGGCCCTCCGCATGCATGCGCGTGGGATGACGCTCGCGGAAGCGGCGGCGTTCCTGGCACGGGAAGCCGCGCTTCCTCCCGCCGTCGCCGAACGCGAAGCCCGCCGCGCGGCCCTCGACCCGGAGATCTTCCTCGGCATCTGGGCCTCCCTGCAGATCCGGTCTCTGCGGAACGACGTCGCCGCCCGTTCAGAACTTTCGGGTCGCGAGTTTCACCGCGTCCTGCTTTCCCAGGGGGGAGCGCCTCTGCCGCTCCTGCGGGAAATCCTTCTCGGCGGGGCGCCCCCGTAG
- a CDS encoding energy transducer TonB, with protein MRSAAVSVLASLAVHAAALAGVASLGLWSGRLRSDPADAGVRIVPDAGAPVEIELLPPPRPAEDPVRFDSPRPTASLEPDPPTFEPFVEAPAPEAAEERDRFRPMPAPPVFDRPPRPTLTRVVAAAAVEAPPAEIHNPPPEYPALAVRRRWEGSVVVGFEVRPDGTCADVAIVQSSGHAVLDEAAVRAVREWRFKPAVRDGIPVAARQTIRFTFRLEK; from the coding sequence ATGAGAAGCGCGGCCGTCAGTGTCCTGGCTTCGCTGGCCGTCCATGCCGCCGCCCTCGCCGGCGTGGCGAGCCTGGGTCTCTGGTCCGGCCGCCTTCGCTCCGATCCGGCGGACGCCGGGGTTCGAATCGTTCCCGACGCAGGGGCGCCGGTCGAAATCGAGCTCCTTCCTCCACCGCGACCGGCGGAGGATCCCGTGCGGTTCGACTCTCCCCGGCCGACCGCGAGCCTGGAACCCGATCCGCCGACCTTCGAGCCCTTCGTGGAGGCGCCGGCGCCGGAAGCCGCCGAGGAACGGGATCGCTTCCGGCCCATGCCCGCGCCCCCCGTCTTCGATCGGCCTCCGCGTCCGACGCTCACCCGCGTCGTCGCCGCCGCGGCCGTGGAGGCGCCGCCGGCCGAGATCCACAATCCGCCCCCCGAGTACCCGGCGCTGGCGGTGCGCCGCCGCTGGGAGGGATCCGTGGTCGTCGGGTTCGAGGTGCGGCCGGACGGTACCTGCGCCGACGTCGCGATCGTGCAGAGCTCCGGGCACGCGGTGCTCGACGAAGCGGCGGTGCGGGCGGTTCGGGAGTGGCGATTCAAGCCCGCGGTCCGCGACGGCATTCCGGTCGCCGCACGGCAGACGATCCGCTTCACGTTCCGTCTGGAGAAGTAA
- the moaC gene encoding cyclic pyranopterin monophosphate synthase MoaC — protein MGRRLTHVGPDGAARMVDVAGKEPTHRVAVAEARVRMKPATLRTIRRGGAAKGNVLEIARIAGIQAAKQTSALIPLCHPLALTRVAVDLTPEPPGGLRIEARAEALDRTGVEMEALTAAAVAGLTVYDMCKAIDREMEIGTIRLLEKSGGKSGPFMRAERRKRKR, from the coding sequence ATGGGACGCCGCCTGACCCACGTGGGTCCCGACGGAGCCGCGCGCATGGTGGACGTGGCGGGCAAGGAGCCCACGCACCGCGTCGCCGTCGCCGAGGCGCGGGTTCGGATGAAGCCCGCCACGCTCCGGACGATCCGTCGCGGCGGGGCCGCCAAGGGGAACGTTCTCGAAATCGCGCGGATCGCGGGCATTCAGGCGGCCAAGCAGACGTCCGCGCTCATTCCCCTGTGTCATCCCCTGGCGCTGACGCGCGTGGCCGTGGATCTGACGCCGGAGCCGCCGGGCGGGTTGCGCATCGAAGCCCGGGCGGAGGCCCTGGACCGGACGGGCGTGGAGATGGAGGCCCTGACGGCGGCCGCCGTGGCGGGGCTGACCGTTTACGATATGTGCAAGGCCATTGACAGGGAGATGGAAATCGGTACAATCCGCCTCCTCGAAAAATCCGGGGGCAAGAGCGGACCCTTCATGAGAGCCGAGAGGCGAAAGCGGAAGCGGTAG
- a CDS encoding aspartate-semialdehyde dehydrogenase, translated as MSQSYRVAIVGATGAVGLKFIECIERRRFPAGEVVLYASPKSEGKVLHVNGKPCRIVGLSRDRVERFDFAFFSAGAGVSKEYAPLFAQKGAVVIDNSSAWRMDPQTPLVVPEVNPQDIARHKGIIANPNCSTIQMVVALKPLHDAARVRRVVVSTYQAVSGAGGRALEEFDAEVLAHVHKTAPPKRTVFPRPIAFNAIAQIPQKDAFLPTGYTVEETKMIEETKKIMGDSSIRVAATCVRIPVRNGHSESINVETDRKLTAAEAVALLRKAPGVRVYERPEDFPTPAEISGTDETHVGRIREDWTVPHGLHLWVVADNILKGAALNAVQIAEAIIRK; from the coding sequence ATGAGCCAGAGCTATCGCGTCGCCATTGTGGGCGCCACGGGCGCCGTGGGTCTCAAGTTCATCGAGTGCATCGAGCGCCGCCGGTTTCCGGCGGGAGAGGTCGTCCTGTACGCCTCGCCGAAGTCGGAAGGGAAGGTCCTTCACGTCAACGGCAAGCCGTGCCGGATCGTGGGCCTTTCCCGCGACCGCGTGGAGCGGTTCGATTTCGCCTTCTTCAGCGCCGGCGCCGGGGTGTCCAAGGAATACGCGCCGCTTTTCGCCCAGAAGGGCGCGGTCGTGATCGACAACTCCAGCGCCTGGCGGATGGACCCGCAGACGCCGCTCGTCGTGCCGGAGGTGAATCCTCAGGACATCGCCCGCCACAAGGGCATCATCGCCAACCCCAACTGTTCGACGATTCAGATGGTCGTGGCGCTCAAGCCGCTGCACGACGCCGCGCGCGTGCGGCGCGTGGTGGTCTCCACGTACCAGGCCGTCAGCGGCGCCGGCGGCCGCGCCCTGGAGGAGTTCGACGCGGAGGTTCTGGCGCACGTCCACAAGACGGCGCCTCCCAAGCGCACCGTCTTCCCGCGGCCTATCGCCTTCAATGCCATCGCGCAGATTCCCCAGAAAGACGCGTTCCTGCCGACCGGCTACACGGTTGAGGAAACCAAGATGATCGAGGAAACCAAGAAGATCATGGGAGATTCCTCGATCCGGGTGGCGGCCACCTGCGTGCGGATCCCCGTCCGCAACGGCCACAGCGAGTCGATCAACGTGGAGACGGATCGGAAACTGACGGCGGCGGAGGCGGTGGCGCTGCTCCGGAAGGCCCCCGGCGTGCGGGTCTACGAGCGTCCGGAAGATTTTCCGACGCCCGCCGAAATCAGCGGGACGGACGAGACCCACGTGGGCCGGATCCGGGAGGACTGGACGGTGCCCCACGGCCTGCACCTGTGGGTGGTGGCCGACAATATCCTGAAGGGCGCGGCGCTCAACGCCGTGCAGATCGCGGAAGCCATCATCCGGAAGTAG